From Paenibacillus sp. V4I7, one genomic window encodes:
- a CDS encoding extracellular solute-binding protein, protein MKQRQPMLKGLSLAMIAATIGITGCSSGSQPAQSSTQPQTTAKTATSAPASDKAVKLKIMWWGTQARHDATLKALDLYTSQVPKVTFAPEYTAWDGFWEKLPTLAASNTIPDVLQMDAAYIQSYVKRGQLADLSDLDLKDIVDPKILENVKINGKLYGVPLSLNGQGMVYNKPDLEAAGIKLPFNNWSYDDFFAFAKEARTKLPKDKYPIDDLSNVWDWYQYYQTAQGKGPIFQDGTKFNLDKDTWFQFQNTYAGFRKDGIVPSADLQMSFKENDPKLDSLAAGKVMLKGASVGSATAIQALVPGKLVVNSNPIGPKGGGWAQSTIFLSIGANSANKEQAKQFIKWFISNQEAGKVLGTTRGIPINETIFKSLESTLSKGDLFGKDLLNAAKDKALPFYPAPPGTEDFVKTYKSEMEAVMFGKQTLEQAFKTITDKGKDAEAKLNK, encoded by the coding sequence ATGAAACAACGACAACCAATGCTCAAAGGGTTATCTTTAGCCATGATTGCTGCAACGATTGGTATTACTGGATGCAGCAGCGGTAGCCAGCCGGCGCAATCATCGACGCAGCCGCAAACGACGGCGAAAACAGCGACGTCTGCGCCTGCTTCTGACAAGGCGGTTAAGCTGAAGATCATGTGGTGGGGAACACAGGCACGTCATGATGCCACTTTGAAAGCGCTGGATTTATACACGAGTCAAGTGCCTAAAGTGACCTTTGCCCCAGAGTATACAGCATGGGATGGGTTTTGGGAGAAGCTTCCAACTTTAGCGGCTTCCAATACGATCCCAGATGTGCTGCAGATGGATGCGGCGTATATTCAAAGTTACGTCAAGCGGGGGCAGCTTGCTGACTTGTCGGATCTCGATTTGAAAGACATCGTCGATCCAAAAATTTTGGAGAATGTTAAAATCAACGGCAAGCTGTACGGTGTTCCCCTCAGTTTGAACGGTCAGGGGATGGTGTACAACAAACCTGATCTTGAAGCGGCAGGAATCAAGCTGCCATTCAATAATTGGTCCTATGATGATTTCTTTGCCTTTGCGAAAGAAGCACGCACGAAATTGCCTAAAGACAAATATCCGATCGACGATTTATCAAATGTTTGGGATTGGTACCAGTATTATCAAACGGCCCAAGGAAAAGGACCTATTTTCCAAGACGGCACGAAGTTCAACCTAGATAAGGACACTTGGTTCCAATTCCAAAACACATATGCTGGATTCCGCAAAGACGGCATCGTACCTTCGGCCGATTTGCAGATGTCTTTTAAAGAGAACGATCCAAAGCTCGACTCTTTGGCAGCCGGCAAAGTGATGCTCAAAGGAGCATCCGTGGGGTCTGCAACGGCTATCCAGGCACTAGTTCCAGGCAAATTGGTAGTAAACAGCAATCCGATAGGTCCGAAAGGGGGAGGCTGGGCGCAGTCGACAATCTTCCTCAGCATAGGTGCGAACTCAGCTAATAAAGAGCAAGCCAAACAGTTCATCAAGTGGTTTATTTCCAATCAAGAGGCTGGCAAAGTTCTGGGCACAACGAGAGGTATTCCGATTAATGAAACTATTTTCAAAAGTCTTGAATCTACACTATCCAAAGGTGATCTCTTCGGTAAAGATTTATTGAACGCAGCAAAAGACAAGGCACTGCCTTTCTACCCTGCTCCTCCAGGCACTGAAGATTTCGTGAAAACGTACAAATCGGAAATGGAAGCCGTGATGTTCGGCAAACAGACGCTTGAGCAAGCGTTCAAAACAATTACTGATAAAGGCAAAGATGCGGAAGCCAAGTTGAATAAATAA